Proteins from a genomic interval of Caulobacter rhizosphaerae:
- a CDS encoding response regulator transcription factor yields the protein MNMVQPGTRILVADSDRAVLEMLQIRLDLAGYHALAARSGPAALEMAHNMRPALMVLDLAITEMTAFEVMAALQRDVSRPCGQILLVGKRLGVDEVKRGAALGVRACMLKPFSGADLVERVGKMLKPASPAPSPAGAVGSRMPPAGRPSPSSDVFI from the coding sequence ATGAACATGGTTCAACCCGGCACGCGGATCCTGGTCGCCGACAGCGACCGGGCAGTCCTGGAAATGCTGCAGATCCGCCTGGACCTGGCCGGCTATCACGCGTTGGCGGCCCGCAGCGGCCCGGCCGCGCTGGAAATGGCGCACAACATGCGCCCGGCCCTCATGGTGCTGGACCTGGCGATCACCGAAATGACCGCCTTCGAGGTGATGGCGGCGCTGCAACGCGACGTCTCGCGCCCGTGCGGCCAGATCCTGCTGGTGGGTAAGCGACTGGGCGTCGACGAGGTCAAGCGCGGCGCTGCTCTCGGCGTCCGGGCCTGCATGCTCAAGCCGTTCAGCGGCGCGGACCTAGTCGAGCGGGTCGGCAAGATGCTGAAGCCGGCTTCGCCCGCGCCGTCGCCGGCCGGCGCGGTGGGATCGCGGATGCCGCCCGCAGGCCGGCCTTCGCCGTCCAGCGACGTCTTCATCTAG
- a CDS encoding 3D domain-containing protein → MRRTFAGFLAIAAMSIALPALAADSDSKPDPLGDLITGALTGTMPGSVEYKMKATLYHAGAKGIRALDSLGCKVVAMRTLAVDKTVIPRRTVVFIKETVGLPMPNGEKHDGYWYASDIGGAIKGNKLDLFSGQGASSMKPLMGLNLSTLSVTKVGEFKGCPPE, encoded by the coding sequence ATGCGACGCACGTTTGCGGGATTTCTGGCCATCGCGGCCATGTCCATCGCCCTCCCCGCCCTGGCCGCCGACTCGGACTCCAAGCCCGATCCGCTGGGCGATCTGATCACCGGCGCGCTGACGGGCACGATGCCGGGGTCGGTCGAATACAAGATGAAGGCCACGCTCTACCACGCCGGCGCCAAGGGCATCCGCGCCCTCGACAGCCTGGGCTGCAAGGTGGTGGCCATGCGCACCCTGGCGGTCGACAAGACCGTGATCCCGCGCCGCACCGTGGTGTTCATCAAGGAGACCGTCGGCCTGCCGATGCCCAACGGCGAAAAGCACGACGGCTACTGGTACGCTTCCGACATCGGCGGGGCGATCAAGGGCAACAAGCTGGACCTGTTCAGCGGCCAGGGCGCGTCCTCGATGAAGCCCCTGATGGGCCTGAACCTCTCGACCCTCTCGGTGACCAAGGTCGGCGAGTTCAAGGGCTGCCCGCCGGAATAG
- a CDS encoding S1/P1 Nuclease: protein MKSSVRLFASVAMIAAMAAPASSALAWGAWGHRMVGVVAAESLPSDLPAFLRTPEAAAAIGEYAREPDRWKGSGKVHDTDRDAAHFLDIDDEGRMYGGPKFTLETLPSTRADYEKALTAVGHDSWNAGYLPYSIIDGYQQLVKDFTYWRILQSVSATEKDATRKAYYVADLKRREDLLVRDLGVWAHYVGDASQPLHLSVHYNGWGDYPNPNGYTQSKATHGNFEGPLVKAVAVDADVKALVPAYKDCGCTIEARTVTYLSTTVGFVEPLYKLEKEGGLVATDPRAKAFVDERLAAGATQLRDMVVDAWKASATGKIGYRPEITVDDVTSGKADPWNDLYGKD from the coding sequence ATGAAGTCGTCCGTCCGCCTTTTCGCCAGCGTCGCGATGATCGCCGCCATGGCCGCCCCCGCCAGCTCGGCCCTGGCCTGGGGCGCCTGGGGCCACCGTATGGTCGGCGTGGTCGCCGCCGAGAGCCTCCCCAGCGACCTGCCGGCCTTCCTGCGCACGCCCGAGGCGGCCGCCGCGATCGGCGAATACGCCCGCGAGCCGGACCGCTGGAAGGGCTCGGGCAAGGTCCACGACACCGACCGCGACGCCGCCCACTTCCTCGACATCGACGACGAGGGGCGGATGTACGGCGGGCCTAAGTTCACGCTGGAAACCCTGCCGTCCACCCGCGCCGACTACGAAAAGGCCCTGACCGCGGTCGGCCACGACAGCTGGAACGCCGGCTACCTGCCGTATTCGATCATCGACGGCTACCAACAGCTGGTGAAGGACTTCACCTACTGGCGCATCCTGCAGTCGGTCTCCGCCACCGAGAAAGACGCCACCCGGAAAGCCTATTACGTCGCCGACCTGAAGCGGCGCGAGGACCTGCTGGTCCGCGACCTGGGCGTCTGGGCCCACTATGTCGGCGACGCCAGCCAGCCGCTGCATCTGAGCGTGCACTACAACGGCTGGGGCGATTACCCCAATCCGAATGGCTACACCCAGAGCAAGGCCACCCACGGCAATTTCGAGGGGCCTCTGGTCAAGGCCGTGGCGGTCGACGCCGACGTCAAGGCGCTGGTGCCGGCCTACAAGGACTGCGGCTGCACGATCGAGGCGCGGACCGTGACCTATCTGAGCACGACCGTCGGCTTCGTCGAGCCGCTGTACAAGCTGGAGAAGGAGGGCGGACTGGTCGCGACCGACCCGCGCGCCAAGGCCTTCGTCGACGAGCGCCTGGCGGCCGGGGCGACCCAGCTGCGCGACATGGTCGTCGACGCCTGGAAGGCCAGCGCCACGGGCAAGATCGGCTATCGTCCCGAGATCACGGTCGACGACGTGACCAGCGGCAAGGCCGATCCGTGGAACGACCTTTACGGCAAGGACTGA
- a CDS encoding NUDIX domain-containing protein, with amino-acid sequence MQAFDAPEPGLEYKHRWAAFGIAEGADGTIALVEVRKPGRAPYFDLPGGAVDGDEDEHAAVVREFGEETGLVVEVGRRVIEVSQPFLKSNGQPVCNNGGIYVVRVTGQRSELKVEDDHTLVWLDPRDAVVALRHDAHAWAVAAWLRRG; translated from the coding sequence ATGCAGGCGTTCGACGCGCCCGAGCCGGGCCTGGAGTACAAGCACCGCTGGGCCGCCTTCGGCATCGCCGAGGGGGCTGACGGGACCATCGCCCTGGTCGAGGTGCGCAAGCCGGGCCGGGCGCCCTATTTCGACCTGCCGGGCGGGGCGGTCGATGGCGACGAGGACGAGCACGCCGCCGTGGTGCGCGAGTTCGGCGAGGAGACCGGCCTGGTCGTGGAGGTGGGGCGGCGGGTGATCGAGGTCAGCCAGCCCTTCCTGAAGTCGAACGGCCAGCCGGTCTGCAACAACGGCGGCATCTATGTCGTCCGCGTCACTGGCCAGCGGTCCGAGCTGAAGGTTGAGGACGACCATACGCTGGTATGGCTGGACCCGCGCGACGCGGTCGTCGCCCTGAGGCACGACGCCCACGCCTGGGCCGTGGCGGCCTGGCTGCGGCGGGGCTAA
- a CDS encoding GIY-YIG nuclease family protein has product MEKTNNRRALVRDYKDRRVQAGIYAVRCAATGEVWIGGTPDLSTRQNGVWFALRMGGHTSPTLQQAWNAHGEAAFGFEVLEVLDDQGLERLGRASLLVERREHWRATLHAEELRR; this is encoded by the coding sequence ATGGAAAAGACGAACAACCGGCGCGCCCTGGTGCGCGACTACAAGGACCGCAGGGTCCAGGCGGGGATCTACGCCGTCCGCTGCGCGGCGACCGGCGAGGTCTGGATCGGCGGCACGCCCGACCTGTCGACCCGCCAGAACGGCGTCTGGTTCGCCCTGCGCATGGGCGGCCACACCAGCCCGACCCTGCAGCAGGCCTGGAACGCCCACGGCGAGGCGGCCTTCGGTTTCGAGGTGCTCGAAGTCCTCGACGACCAGGGGCTGGAGCGGCTGGGCCGGGCCTCGCTGCTGGTCGAGCGCCGCGAGCACTGGCGCGCGACCCTGCACGCCGAGGAATTGCGGCGGTGA
- a CDS encoding DUF2239 family protein: protein MTSYVLFEGERRLAAGPKLEVAVAAQARLAQAPDASLLIFDPEGRQVDFDLRGGPWDIALRLGVGEPAPRGRGRPKLGVTAREVTLLPRHWEWLAAQPGGASVALRKLVEAARRESEGPDRRRSARDAAYRFASAMAGDRPGFEAMSRALFAGDAAGFAARIADWPTDVRDHLRTLASEAFEASITEV from the coding sequence ATGACGTCCTATGTGCTGTTCGAGGGCGAGCGGCGGCTCGCGGCCGGTCCGAAGCTGGAGGTGGCGGTGGCCGCCCAGGCTCGCCTGGCCCAGGCGCCGGACGCCTCGCTGCTGATCTTCGACCCCGAGGGACGCCAGGTGGATTTCGACCTGCGGGGCGGACCCTGGGACATTGCGCTGCGGTTGGGGGTGGGCGAGCCCGCGCCGCGCGGCCGCGGACGGCCCAAGCTGGGCGTCACGGCTCGCGAGGTGACCCTGCTGCCGCGCCACTGGGAGTGGCTGGCCGCCCAGCCGGGCGGCGCGTCGGTCGCCCTGCGCAAGCTGGTCGAGGCCGCCCGTCGCGAGAGCGAAGGGCCCGACCGCCGCCGCAGCGCCCGCGACGCCGCCTACCGTTTCGCCTCGGCCATGGCCGGCGACCGGCCGGGCTTCGAGGCCATGAGCCGGGCGCTGTTCGCCGGCGACGCGGCCGGGTTCGCGGCGCGGATCGCCGACTGGCCGACGGACGTCCGCGACCACCTGCGGACCCTGGCGAGCGAGGCGTTCGAGGCGTCCATTACCGAAGTTTAA
- a CDS encoding peptidoglycan DD-metalloendopeptidase family protein — MKLIASLLALGLWAGGSQAALAQARILPERPYLEPTAAGASANFDVLITNDKAWPVEVSEVTVTTLDTGGAAVLERRIDGNGFAPAIETIANRVLAPGETRLFFNPFPELPGDVAASAMRVRVTLERVTKEGETAPAGEVPTVVEAKAVFASAPAWTRKLVLPVEGRVLVWDGHDLLSHHRRFDTQHPFLKQMGIGANAMRYSYDLVPVDAEGRMAAGDATRNESYLGFGRPVRAPADGMVVAALDSRPDDKSFDPGELKDAPNALFGNYVVIRHADGLFSILGHIRQASLKVKVGDPVKAGQPVAAIGASGSSLFPHLHYQLMTGPSMRDEGAPSGFAGLTRVRGAVRTPVVNGAIDSGDVVEGR, encoded by the coding sequence ATGAAACTCATCGCCTCGCTGCTGGCGCTCGGCCTCTGGGCCGGCGGTTCGCAAGCCGCCCTGGCCCAGGCCCGCATCCTGCCCGAGCGGCCCTATCTGGAGCCGACGGCGGCGGGGGCCAGCGCCAATTTCGACGTGCTGATCACCAACGACAAGGCCTGGCCGGTCGAGGTCTCGGAGGTCACGGTGACCACCCTGGATACCGGCGGCGCGGCGGTGCTGGAGCGGCGGATCGACGGCAACGGCTTCGCCCCGGCCATCGAAACCATCGCCAATCGGGTGCTGGCGCCTGGCGAGACCCGGCTGTTCTTCAACCCGTTCCCGGAGCTCCCCGGCGACGTCGCCGCCTCGGCCATGCGGGTGCGGGTGACGCTGGAGCGCGTGACGAAGGAGGGCGAAACGGCGCCGGCCGGCGAGGTCCCGACCGTGGTCGAGGCCAAGGCCGTCTTCGCGAGCGCGCCCGCCTGGACCCGCAAGCTGGTGCTGCCGGTGGAGGGCCGGGTGCTGGTCTGGGATGGTCACGACCTGCTGTCGCACCACCGCCGGTTCGACACCCAGCATCCGTTCCTCAAGCAGATGGGCATCGGCGCCAACGCCATGCGCTATTCCTACGACCTCGTGCCCGTCGACGCCGAGGGCCGGATGGCGGCGGGCGATGCGACGCGCAACGAGAGCTATCTCGGCTTCGGCCGCCCGGTGCGGGCGCCGGCCGACGGCATGGTGGTGGCGGCTCTGGACAGCCGGCCGGACGACAAGAGCTTCGATCCGGGCGAACTGAAGGACGCGCCGAACGCCCTGTTCGGCAACTATGTCGTGATCCGCCATGCCGACGGCCTGTTCAGCATCCTGGGCCACATCCGCCAGGCCAGCCTGAAGGTGAAGGTCGGCGATCCGGTCAAGGCGGGCCAGCCCGTGGCGGCGATCGGCGCCTCGGGCAGCTCGCTGTTTCCGCATCTGCACTATCAGTTGATGACCGGCCCCAGCATGCGCGACGAGGGCGCGCCCAGCGGGTTCGCCGGCCTCACCCGGGTACGCGGCGCCGTACGCACCCCGGTGGTCAACGGCGCGATCGACAGCGGCGACGTGGTGGAGGGGCGCTAG
- a CDS encoding ThuA domain-containing protein — protein sequence MRRILALLFVAVAALVAAPAMAKPVPLRVLYLDQSVGWKHAPVARPEGGGLAPSEIAIKAIGQESGAFTAEVTQDAREITPERLASVDVLVFYTTGALPISPEAWAVVQSRVKAGKLGFVGVHSATDTGWPYDGPGETYTRFINGKFAGHPWTQGTPIRVETLDPDLALVAMWPVGFDYAEEIYQHSDFDPAKVRVLQTLDFAGTPLKRPYAVPVAWARQVGQGRLFFTNLGHTPSTWDDPRFRKQIVAAVNWTGRRTDGEASPDTLRQFLWQVKALLAYEPAAGRDDKAILGRLLKMDPKWQAATAQRIADLRTVYPAKPDSDRAPFDTAYKAVLADVLARGGAR from the coding sequence ATGCGTCGCATCCTCGCCCTGCTGTTCGTCGCCGTCGCGGCCCTGGTCGCCGCCCCGGCCATGGCCAAGCCTGTTCCGTTGCGGGTGCTCTATCTGGACCAGTCGGTCGGCTGGAAACACGCCCCCGTCGCCCGGCCCGAGGGCGGCGGCCTTGCGCCGTCCGAGATCGCGATAAAGGCCATCGGCCAGGAGAGCGGCGCCTTCACCGCCGAGGTCACCCAGGACGCCCGCGAGATCACGCCGGAGCGGCTGGCGAGCGTCGATGTGCTGGTGTTCTACACCACCGGCGCCCTGCCGATCTCGCCCGAGGCCTGGGCGGTCGTCCAGTCGCGCGTGAAGGCCGGCAAGCTGGGCTTCGTCGGCGTCCACAGCGCCACCGACACCGGCTGGCCCTATGACGGCCCCGGCGAGACCTATACCCGCTTCATCAACGGCAAGTTCGCCGGCCATCCCTGGACCCAGGGCACGCCGATCCGCGTCGAGACGCTCGATCCCGACCTGGCCCTGGTGGCCATGTGGCCGGTCGGGTTCGACTATGCCGAGGAGATCTACCAGCACAGCGACTTCGACCCGGCCAAGGTGCGCGTGCTGCAGACGCTGGACTTCGCCGGCACGCCGCTGAAGCGGCCCTACGCCGTGCCGGTCGCCTGGGCGCGCCAGGTCGGCCAGGGCCGGCTGTTCTTCACCAACCTGGGCCACACGCCCTCGACCTGGGACGATCCGCGCTTTCGCAAGCAGATCGTCGCGGCGGTGAACTGGACCGGCCGTCGCACCGACGGCGAGGCCAGCCCCGACACGCTGCGCCAGTTCCTGTGGCAGGTGAAGGCGCTGCTGGCCTACGAGCCCGCCGCCGGCCGCGACGACAAGGCGATCCTCGGCCGGCTGCTGAAGATGGACCCGAAATGGCAGGCCGCCACCGCCCAGCGCATCGCCGACCTGCGCACGGTCTATCCGGCCAAGCCCGACAGCGACCGCGCGCCGTTCGACACGGCCTACAAGGCGGTGCTGGCGGACGTGCTGGCGCGGGGCGGCGCCCGCTAG
- a CDS encoding VOC family protein has translation MAQHLALLSLLVRDYDEALAFYVGKMGFSLVEDSHLGGGKRWVVVAPGAAGTRFLLAKASDDQQTALVGGQGGGRVWLFLHTDAFEADHARLSAAGVRFLEAPRHEAYGSVAVFEDLYGNRWDLLQPKTKA, from the coding sequence ATGGCCCAGCACCTCGCCCTCCTGTCCCTGCTCGTCCGCGACTACGATGAGGCCCTGGCCTTCTATGTCGGCAAGATGGGGTTTTCCCTAGTGGAGGACAGCCACTTGGGCGGTGGCAAGCGCTGGGTCGTGGTCGCGCCGGGCGCGGCCGGCACGCGCTTCCTGCTGGCCAAGGCCAGCGATGACCAGCAAACGGCGTTGGTCGGCGGCCAGGGCGGCGGCCGGGTCTGGCTGTTCCTGCACACCGACGCCTTCGAGGCCGACCACGCCCGACTGAGCGCCGCCGGGGTGAGGTTCCTCGAGGCGCCCCGCCACGAAGCCTATGGCAGCGTCGCGGTCTTCGAAGACCTGTACGGCAACCGCTGGGACCTGCTGCAGCCCAAGACCAAGGCCTGA
- a CDS encoding flagellin — protein MSFNSINTNVGAMIALQSLNAINRDLSDTLRHIATGLAISSPKDNPAVWAIAQNQRSESHALDAVRASLQRGQSITDVALAAGETVTDLLTQMKEKMLAASDTSLNTTSRKALNDDYLSLKRQIDRTVGNADFNGINLISSGNTGQVRALANADASDTIDVDHVDLSTTGAALSGMRADLLGAPISAAEIKAMSGAIQNVTSALSSLGTRSYALETHMGFIDKLQDTLDASVGRLVDADMAKEATKLQALQVKQQLAIKSLSIANSAPSYLLKLFGG, from the coding sequence ATGTCGTTCAACAGCATCAACACCAATGTCGGGGCGATGATCGCCCTGCAGTCGCTGAACGCGATCAACCGCGACCTGTCCGACACCCTGCGCCACATCGCCACCGGCCTGGCGATCTCCAGCCCCAAGGACAATCCCGCCGTCTGGGCCATCGCCCAGAACCAGCGGTCCGAGTCCCACGCCCTGGACGCCGTGCGCGCCTCGCTGCAGCGCGGCCAGTCGATCACCGACGTCGCCCTGGCGGCCGGCGAGACGGTGACCGACCTCCTGACCCAGATGAAGGAGAAGATGCTGGCGGCCTCGGACACCAGCCTCAACACCACCAGCCGCAAGGCTCTGAACGACGACTACCTGTCGCTGAAGCGGCAGATCGACCGCACGGTGGGAAACGCCGACTTCAACGGGATCAACCTGATCTCCTCGGGCAATACGGGCCAGGTGCGGGCCCTGGCCAACGCCGACGCCAGCGACACCATCGACGTCGACCACGTGGACCTGTCGACCACCGGCGCGGCCCTGTCGGGGATGCGCGCCGACCTGCTGGGCGCGCCGATCAGCGCCGCCGAGATCAAGGCGATGAGCGGGGCGATCCAGAACGTCACCTCGGCCCTCTCGAGCCTGGGCACGCGGTCCTACGCCCTGGAGACCCACATGGGCTTCATCGACAAGCTGCAGGACACCCTGGACGCCTCGGTCGGCCGGCTGGTCGACGCCGACATGGCCAAGGAAGCCACCAAGCTGCAGGCCCTGCAGGTCAAGCAGCAGCTGGCCATCAAGTCGTTGAGCATCGCCAACTCCGCGCCCAGCTACCTGCTGAAACTGTTCGGCGGCTGA
- a CDS encoding SDR family oxidoreductase produces the protein MPDVETPQFEPAAERAAQAERDIQAPLDAKEQRSFQEKGQDGDQKEEKPAMQAGARPYPAPPFPEQHQVKPGIEAKLDPAPMYDAPFYKGSGKLEGKVALITGADSGIGRAVAVLFAREGADVAIAYLDEELDAAETRAAVEREGRRAILLPGDVADPAYAKAAVERTVAELGKLDVLVNNAAFQEHVTAFEDLTPEHFDRTLKTNLYGYFHMAQAAVKVIPPGGAIINTGSVTGMLGNKDLLDYSLTKGGIHAFTRSLAAHLVDKGIRVNAVAPGPVWTPLNPADKLAPQVAQFGGQTPMKRPAQPEEIAPAYVFLASPQTSSYITGEVLPIIGGYSGG, from the coding sequence GCCGCCGAGCGCGCCGCCCAGGCCGAGCGCGACATCCAGGCCCCGCTGGACGCCAAGGAGCAGCGCTCGTTTCAGGAGAAGGGCCAAGACGGCGACCAGAAGGAGGAAAAGCCCGCCATGCAGGCCGGCGCCCGCCCCTATCCCGCCCCGCCCTTCCCCGAGCAGCACCAGGTCAAGCCGGGGATCGAGGCCAAGCTGGATCCGGCCCCGATGTACGACGCGCCGTTCTACAAGGGCTCGGGCAAGCTGGAGGGCAAGGTCGCCCTGATCACCGGGGCCGACAGCGGCATCGGCCGGGCCGTGGCGGTGCTGTTCGCCCGCGAGGGGGCCGACGTGGCCATCGCCTATCTGGACGAGGAGCTGGACGCGGCCGAGACCCGGGCCGCCGTCGAGCGCGAAGGCCGCCGCGCCATCCTGTTGCCCGGCGACGTGGCCGATCCCGCCTACGCCAAGGCCGCCGTCGAGCGCACGGTCGCCGAGCTGGGCAAGCTGGACGTGCTGGTCAACAACGCCGCCTTCCAGGAGCACGTCACCGCCTTCGAGGACCTGACGCCCGAGCACTTCGACCGCACGCTGAAGACCAATCTCTACGGCTATTTCCACATGGCCCAGGCGGCGGTGAAGGTGATCCCGCCTGGCGGGGCGATCATCAACACCGGCTCGGTCACCGGCATGCTGGGCAACAAGGACCTGCTGGACTACTCCCTGACCAAGGGCGGCATCCACGCCTTCACCCGCTCGCTGGCCGCCCACCTGGTCGACAAGGGCATCCGGGTCAACGCCGTGGCCCCGGGCCCGGTGTGGACGCCCCTGAACCCTGCCGACAAGCTGGCGCCCCAGGTGGCCCAGTTCGGCGGCCAGACCCCGATGAAGCGCCCCGCCCAGCCCGAGGAGATCGCCCCCGCCTACGTCTTCCTGGCCTCGCCCCAGACCTCCAGCTACATCACCGGCGAGGTGCTGCCGATCATCGGCGGGTACAGCGGGGGCTAG